In Triticum aestivum cultivar Chinese Spring chromosome 5B, IWGSC CS RefSeq v2.1, whole genome shotgun sequence, the following proteins share a genomic window:
- the LOC123113251 gene encoding linoleate 9S-lipoxygenase 2: protein MFGGGLDIIGGITGSKTRLKGSVVLTRKNALDFNDLGATVMDNVTEFLGRGVTCQLISSTIVDSNNGNRGKVGAEASLEQWITSLPFITVGENKFSVNFDWAVDKLGVPGAIIVKNNHASEFFLKTITLDNVPGHGKVVFVANSWVYPQAKYRYSRVFFANDTYLPSKMPAALKPYRDDELRNLRGDDQQGPYEAHDRVYRYDVYHDLGDSRQILGGSKEFPYPRRCRTGRKLSQTNPDRESRLLPLVQSIYVPRDELFGHLKKSDFLGYSLKALVEGIIPAIRTYVDLSPGEFDSFADILKLYEGGIKLPDIPALQEMRKRFPLQLVKDLIPMGGDYLLKPPKPQVIKQDEKAWMTDAEFAREILAGVNPMMITRVTEFPPKSTLDPSQYGDHTSTITEAHIGLSLEGLTVQQAVASNRLYILDHHDHMMPYLVRLNNLDDTFLYATRTLLFLKGDGTLAPVAIELSTPLLEGGLTTAKSTVYTPASTGVEAWIWQLAKAYVCVNDYGYHQLVSHWLNTHAVMEPFIIATNRQLSVTHPVHKLLHPHYRDTMNINSRARELLVSAGGIIELTVFQRKYAMEMSSVTYKDWNFNEQALPDDLIKRGMAVRDPSSPHKVRLLLEDYPYAVDGLAIWTAIEQWVTEYLAIYYTSDSVLQSDVELQAWWKEVREVGHGDLKDAAWWPKMKTVAELVKACATIIWTGSALHAAVNFGQYPYAGYHPNKPSASRRPMPEPDSEEYSLLARDPEKVFIRTITNQMQAIIGISLLEILSKHSSDEIYLGQRDTPEWTSDAKALEAFKRFGMRLEGIESQVVALNGNPQLKNRNGPAQFPYMLLYPNTSDHTGEAEGLTARGIPNSISI, encoded by the exons ATGTTCGGCGGCGGTCTCGACATCATCGGCGGGATCACCGGGAGCAAGACCCGGCTCAAGGGGTCGGTGGTGCTGACCCGCAAGAATGCGCTCGACTTCAACGACCTGGGCGCCACCGTCATGGACAACGTCACCGAGTTCCTCGGCCGCGGCGTCACCTGCCAGCTCATCAGCTCCACCATCGTCGACTCCA ACAACGGGAACCGCGGGAAGGTGGGCGCGGAGGCGAGCCTGGAGCAGTGGATCACCAGCCTGCCGTTCATCACGGTGGGCGAGAACAAGTTCAGCGTCAACTTCGACTGGGCGGTGGACAAGCTGGGCGTGCCGGGCGCCATCATCGTCAAGAACAACCACGCCTCCGAGTTCTTCCTCAAGACCATCACCCTCGACAACGTCCCCGGCCACGGCAAGGTCGTCTTCGTCGCCAACTCGTGGGTCTACCCACAGGCCAAGTACCGCTACAGCCGCGTCTTCTTCGCCAACGAT ACGTACCTGCCCAGCAAGATGCCGGCGGCACTGAAGCCGTACCGCGACGACGAGCTCCGGAACCTGAGGGGGGACGACCAGCAGGGGCCCTACGAGGCGCACGACCGTGTCTACCGCTACGACGTCTACCACGACCTCGGCGACTCCCGCCAGATCCTCGGTGGCTCCAAGGAGTTCCCCTACCCTCGCCGCTGCCGCACCGGCCGCAAGCTCTCACAAACCA ACCCCGATCGCGAGAGCCGGCTGCTGCCGCTGGTGCAGAGCATCTACGTGCCGCGGGACGAGCTGTTCGGGCATCTCAAGAAGTCGGACTTCCTTGGCTACTCGCTCAAGGCGCTGGTGGAAGGGATCATACCGGCCATCCGCACCTACGTCGACCTCTCCCCCGGCGAGTTCGACTCCTTCGCCGACATCCTCAAGCTCTACGAGGGTGGCATCAAGCTGCCCGACATCCCGGCCCTCCAGGAGATGCGCAAGCGCTTCCCGCTCCAGCTCGTCAAGGACCTCATCCCCATGGGCGGCGACTACCTCCTCAAGCCCCCCAAGCCACAAGTCATCAAAC AGGACGAGAAAGCATGGATGACCGACGCCGAGTTCGCAAGGGAGATTCTCGCCGGCGTCAACCCGATGATGATCACCCGTGTCACG GAGTTCCCCCCCAAGAGTACTCTGGATCCCAGCCAGTACGGCGACCACACCAGCACCATCACCGAGGCGCACATCGGGTTGAGCCTGGAGGGCCTCACCGTGCAGCAGGCAGTCGCTAGCAACAGGCTCTACATCCTCGACCACCACGACCACATGATGCCGTACCTCGTCAGGCTCAACAACCTCGACGACACCTTCCTCTACGCCACCAGGACTCTGCTCTTCCTGAAAGGTGACGGCACGCTGGCGCCGGTCGCCATCGAGCTGAGCACGCCTCTTCTCGAGGGCGGCCTCACCACCGCGAAGAGCACCGTCTACACTCCGGCGTCCACCGGCGTCGAGGCCTGGATATGGCAGCTGGCCAAGGCGTACGTCTGCGTCAACGACTACGGCTATCACCAGCTGGTCAGCCACTGGCTCAACACCCACGCCGTGATGGAGCCCTTCATCATCGCCACGAACCGGCAGCTGAGCGTGACCCACCCGGTGCACAAGCTTCTGCACCCGCACTACCGTGACACGATGAACATCAACTCGCGGGCGCGCGAGCTGCTCGTCAGCGCCGGCGGGATCATCGAGCTGACCGTCTTCCAGCGCAAGTACGCCATGGAGATGTCCTCCGTCACCTACAAGGACTGGAACTTCAACGAGCAGGCCCTACCAGACGACCTAATCAAGAG GGGCATGGCGGTCCGTGACCCATCTAGCCCGCACAAAGTGCGGTTGCTGCTTGAGGACTACCCTTATGCGGTGGACGGGCTGGCTATCTGGACCGCCATCGAGCAGTGGGTGACAGAGTATCTTGCCATCTACTACACAAGCGACAGTGTGCTTCAGAGCGATGTGGAGCTGCAGGCGTGGTGGAAGGAGGTTCGCGAGGTCGGGCACGGCGACCTCAAGGACGCGGCGTGGTGGCCTAAGATGAAGACGGTGGCGGAGCTGGTCAAGGCCTGCGCCACCATCATCTGGACCGGGTCGGCGCTGCATGCCGCCGTAAACTTCGGGCAGTACCCGTACGCAGGTTACCACCCCAACAAGCCGTCAGCGAGCCGTCGTCCGATGCCTGAGCCGGACAGCGAGGAGTACTCACTGCTGGCCCGCGACCCGGAAAAGGTGTTCATCCGCACCATCACCAACCAAATGCAGGCCATCATTGGCATTTCTCTGCTGGAGATCCTATCCAAGCATTCCTCCGATGAGATTTACCTCGGGCAGCGTGACACGCCGGAGTGGACGTCAGATGCCAAGGCACTGGAGGCGTTCAAGCGGTTCGGCATGAGGCTGGAGGGCATCGAGAGCCAGGTGGTGGCCTTGAACGGAAACCCCCAGCTCAAGAACCGCAACGGGCCGGCCCAGTTTCCGTATATGCTGCTCTACCCCAACACCTCCGACCACACGGGTGAGGCCGAGGGGCTCACGGCCAGGGGCATCCCCAACAGCATCTCCATCTAA